In Malus sylvestris chromosome 16, drMalSylv7.2, whole genome shotgun sequence, the following are encoded in one genomic region:
- the LOC126606688 gene encoding disease resistance protein RPV1-like isoform X3, which produces MAGEDDDGNAVSSTTGGFRLRWDVFLSFRGEDTRSTITKSLYEALKSRGFRVFLDDDGLDRGDDIAPSLLEAIDDSAAAIVVLSRRYADSRWCLEELAKICESSRRCLILPVFYQVDPSDVRRQRGPFSEHFSAHELQYGNAVVSRWRSAMAIVGGKAGYVCNSSSKEAEVVQGLVKKVLNEIRKTPVGLPSYTVGLDSRVGDAMRLLDVRSNGVRVLGIHGMGGVGKTTLAKALFNRLVAYFEHRGFISNVRETSAGHEGLVSLQNRLIGSLSTVKRVLIVLDDVDNVEQLSALVGNRDWFYEGSRIIVTSRDRSVLPGHLVNKLYEVRELDSSQALEPFSYHALRKEKPPDDFLALSEQIVSLTGGLPLALEVFGSYLLYRRRIEEWRDGLQKLKHIRPGNLHDVLKISYDALDEQEKCIFLDFACLFVKMNMKREDAIDILKGCGFDGEIAIADLTAKSLMKVYESGMLWMHDQVRDLGRQIVRHESVVDPGMRSRLWDRDEILNVFKDDKGTRCIQGIVLDFESSIRIVRDPSGERVSWDNFRKSPSFCSAITYLKERHKAYLQNQAEKKREVVICSKPLGAMVNLRLLQINFVNLEGKFKFLPAELKWLQWKGCPLKFLPSDFSPRRLAVLDLSKSKLVSLWSGHNKVPEQLMFLILHECSCLTAIPDLSGNRALEKIVLELCVNLNKLHDSVGNLNTLVHLNLRGCSNLIELPSDVSGLGKLENLILTGCSKLKKLPSNMDSLVSLKELLLDETVIESLPESIFKLMKLEKLSLNRCKFLKGLPELIGKLCSLKEISLNDSALEKLPDSFGSLANLERLSLLWCNSLTTIPDSIGHLNSLVEFLTCGSPIKELPASIGSLSSLRELSMGRGEFMRELPDSVGGLNSLVVLQINETSITILPHEIGALKTLEKLEMRKCGFLRSLPQSIGSMRGLTAIVITDATITELPESVGMLENLTVLRLNGCKQLGELPASIGQLKSLHRLQMANTAVTELPESFGMLSSLMVLKMGKTLQKREHTEEINFILPSSFLNLSLLYDLDAHACNISGKIVDDLERLSSLETLNLSRNSFCSLPASLRGLSVLKKLLLSHCKKLMSLPPLPSSLDEVNIANCTSLESISDISNLQNLVELNLASCDKVVDIPGLECLNSLVRLYASGCNACSSVVKKRLAKSYLRKIRNLSMPGSKIPDWFSQGVVTFSERKNCVLKSVIIGVVVSLNQQIPDERREELTAIVDIQAKILVVDFPTFISALNLQGVPNTNEDQFHLCRCPTGHPLVSQLKEGYKIHVTRRDPPLMKGVELKKWGIRLVYEDDDDYEGDEESLNESQQSLSEKLAKFFGSFEESDCTRTPESSSSAHEEIVQETNTSERRLSLYDRGYFISCFVVLPLVFLSLSWLWRCLST; this is translated from the exons ATGGCGGGAGAAGACGACGACGGCAACGCGGTTTCGTCAACCACGGGTGGCTTCCGGCTACGCTGGGACGTGTTCCTGAGTTTCAGAGGAGAAGACACCCGCTCAACAATCACGAAGAGCTTGTACGAGGCCCTCAAAAGCCGCGGCTTCCGAGTCTTCTTAGACGACGACGGTTTGGACCGCGGGGACGACATCGCCCCGAGCCTGCTGGAAGCGATCGACGACTCGGCGGCCGCAATCGTCGTCTTGTCGCGGAGATACGCCGATTCGAGGTGGTGCTTGGAGGAGCTGGCTAAGATATGCGAGAGCAGCAGGAGGTGTCTGATTCTGCCTGTGTTCTACCAAGTGGATCCCTCCGACGTCCGTCGACAGAGGGGCCCGTTTTCTGAACATTTTTCAGCTCACGAACTGCAGTATGGAAACGCCGTCGTCTCGAGGTGGAGGAGCGCCATGGCCATAGTCGGCGGCAAAGCCGGTTACGTTTGCAACTCCTCCAG CAAGGAAGCAGAGGTGGTTCAGGGGTTGGTCAAAAAGGTTTTGAATGAAATAAGAAAAACCCCGGTAGGTCTTCCTTCCTACACAGTGGGACTTGATTCTCGAGTTGGAGATGCGATGAGGTTGTTAGATGTTCGATCCAATGGCGTTCGAGTGCTCGGAATTCATGGCATGGGTGGTGTTGGCAAGACGACTCTTGCAAAGGCCCTTTTTAACAGACTTGTTGCTTACTTCGAGCATCGCGGCTTCATCTCAAATGTTAGAGAAACTTCTGCAGGACACGAGGGGTTAGTATCACTTCAAAACAGACTTATCGGTAGTCTTTCTACTGTGAAGCGAGTTCTTATTGTTTTGGATGATGTTGATAATGTAGAGCAACTAAGTGCTTTAGTTGGCAACAGAGACTGGTTTTATGAAGGAAGCAGAATCATTGTTACCTCAAGAGATAGAAGTGTCTTGCCTGGTCATCTTGTGAACAAGTTGTATGAGGTCAGGGAGTTGGATTCGTCTCAGGCGCTTGAACCGTTTAGTTACCATGCATTGCGAAAAGAAAAGCCCCCTGATGATTTCCTGGCCCTGTCCGAGCAAATTGTGTCTCTCACAGGTGGGCTACCGTTGGCTCTTGAAGTATTCGGCTCTTACCTATTATATCGGAGGAGAATAGAGGAATGGAGAGACGGTCTACAGAAACTGAAACATATTCGTCCCGGCAATCTTCACGATGTGTTAAAGATAAGTTATGATGCTCTAGACGAGCAAGAGAAGTGTATCTTCCTAGACTTTGCATGTTTATTTGTGAAAATGAATATGAAGAGAGAAGATGCAATTGACATACTGAAGGGTTGTGGTTTTGATGGTGAGATAGCAATTGCTGATCTCACCGCAAAATCTCTCATGAAGGTTTATGAAAGCGGTATGCTGTGGATGCACGATCAAGTTAGAGACTTGGGAAGACAAATCGTTAGACATGAAAGCGTAGTAGATCCTGGCATGCGTAGTAGACTTTGGGATCGTGATGAAATCTTGAATGTCTTCAAGGATGATAAG GGAACAAGATGTATACAAGGGATAGTCTTAGACTTCGAATCATCGATAAGGATAGTGCGGGATCCAAGTGGTGAGAGAGTTTCGTGGGACAACTTTCGAAAAAGCCCCAGTTTTTGCTCTGCAATAACATACCTAAAGGAAAGGCACAAAGCTTATCTTCAAAATCAagcagagaaaaagagagaggttGTAATTTGCTCCAAACCCCTTGGAGCTATGGTTAATCTTAGACTTCTCCAaattaattttgtgaatttGGAAGGGAAGTTCAAGTTTCTTCCAGCTGAATTGAAGTGGTTACAATGGAAAGGTTGTCCTTTGAAATTTCTTCCTTCGGATTTTTCCCCTCGGCGACTTGCTgtccttgatctttcaaagaGCAAACTTGTAAGTTTGTGGAGCGGGCATAACAAG GTGCCAGAGCAATTGATGTTCTTGATTCTACACGAATGCTCTTGTCTAACTGCTATACCTGATTTATCTGGTAACCGTGCCTTGGAAAAGATTGTTCTTGAGCTATGTGTTAATCTCAATAAACTTCATGACTCGGTTGGGAATTTGAATACATTAGTCCACTTGAACCTGAGAGGTTGTTCGAACCTTATTGAACTTCCCAGTGATGTATCTGGCCTGGGAAAACTTGAGAACCTAATCCTCACCGGTtgctcaaaattgaaaaaactgCCCAGCAACATGGACAGCTTGGTATCATTGAAAGAACTTCTCCTTGACGAGACAGTGATAGAAAGTCTTCCTGAATCTATCTTCAAGCTTATGAAACTCGAAAAGCTCAGCTTGAACCGATGTAAATTTTTGAAAGGGCTACCTGAGTTGATTGGAAAGTTGTGTTCTCTCAAAGAAATATCCCTTAATGATTCAGCTTTAGAAAAACTACCCGATTCATTTGGATCTTTGGCAAACCTTGAGAGACTAAGTTTGCTCTGGTGTAATTCACTGACCACCATTCCAGATTCCATTGGACACCTGAATTCGTTAGTGGAATTTCTTACTTGTGGTAGTCCTATCAAAGAACTGCCTGCGTCCATTGGTTcattgtcaagcttgagggagTTATCCATGGGGCGCGGCGAGTTTATGAGAGAATTGCCTGATTCAGTTGGAGGTTTAAATTCTCTAGTTGTGCTACAAATAAATGAGACATCAATCACAATTCTCCCACATGAAATCGGTGCCTTGAAAACACTTGAGAAGCTTGAGATGAGGAAATGTGGATTTCTTAGATCATTACCGCAGTCAATCGGAAGCATGAGGGGACTAACTGCTATAGTCATAACCGATGCTACTATCACAGAGTTGCCAGAATCAGTAGGGATGTTGGAAAATCTTACCGTGTTGCGCTTGAACGGATGTAAACAGTTAGGCGAGCTTCCAGCTTCAATAGGGCAACTCAAGTCCTTGCACAGATTGCAAATGGCGAATACTGCAGTAACAGAACTACCTGAGAGCTTTGGAATGCTTTCTAGTTTGATGGTTTTAAAAATGGGAAAGACGCTTCAAAAGAGGGAACACACAGAAGAGATCAATTTTATACTCCCATCTTCTTTCTTAAATCTGTCCTTGCTATATGATCTGGATGCTCATGCTTGTAATATATCTGGCAAAATTGTTGATGATTTGGAGAGGTTGTCATCACTCGAAACCTTGAACTTAAGCCGCAATAGTTTTTGCAGCCTTCCAGCCAGTCTCAGGGGACTGTCCGTTCTTAAGAAGCTTTTGTTGTCTCATTGTAAAAAGCTCATGTCTCTGCCTCCGCTTCCCTCGAGTTTGGATGAAGTGAATATTGCAAACTGCACCTCATTAGAAAGTATCTCTGATATTTCAAACCTGCAAAACTTGGTGGAGCTGAACCTAGCAAGTTGTGATAAAGTTGTCGATATTCCAGGCCTTGAATGCTTGAATTCCTTGGTGAGGTTGTATGCGAGTGGTTGCAATGCTTGCTCATCAGTTGTTAAGAAAAGACTTGCTaag AGCTACTTGAGGAAAATACGCAATCTTAGCATGCCAGGAAGCAAGATACCAGACTGGTTTTCTCAAGGTGTGGTTACATTCTCCGAGAGAAAAAACTGCGTTCTCAAAAGCGTGATCATAGGCGTTGTAGTCTCTCTCAACCAACAAATACCGGATGAAAGAAGAGAAGAACTCACTGCAATAGTGGACATTCAAGCAAAGATCCTTGTAGTGGATTTTCCTACCTTCATTTCAGCATTGAACTTACAGGGAGTGCCAAACACAAATGAAGACCAATTTCACTTGTGCCGATGCCCGACTGGGCATCCCTTGGTTTCTCAGTTAAAAGAAGGTTATAAGATACATGTAACGAGGAGAGATCCGCCATTGATGAAAGGCGTCGAGCTGAAGAAGTGGGGGATTCGTTTGGTCTAcgaagatgatgatgattacGAGGGAGATGAAGAGTCATTAAATGAAAGCCAGCAATCCTTGTCAGAAAAACTGGCCAAGTTTTTCGGCTCGTTTGAAGAAAGTGACTGCACCCGCACACCTGAATCTAGTTCTAGTGCACATGAAGAAATAGTTCAAGAAACCAATACAAGTGAACGACGATTATCATTATATGATCGAGGGTACTTCATTTCTTGCTTCGTAGTGCTCCCTCTCGTCTTTCTGTCATTGAGTTGGTTATGGCGGTGTCTATCAACTTAA
- the LOC126606688 gene encoding disease resistance protein RPV1-like isoform X12 has translation MAWVVLARRLLQRPFLTDLLLTSSIAASSQMLEKLLQDTREQLSALVGNRDWFYEGSRIIVTSRDRSVLPGHLVNKLYEVRELDSSQALEPFSYHALRKEKPPDDFLALSEQIVSLTGGLPLALEVFGSYLLYRRRIEEWRDGLQKLKHIRPGNLHDVLKISYDALDEQEKCIFLDFACLFVKMNMKREDAIDILKGCGFDGEIAIADLTAKSLMKVYESGMLWMHDQVRDLGRQIVRHESVVDPGMRSRLWDRDEILNVFKDDKGTRCIQGIVLDFESSIRIVRDPSGERVSWDNFRKSPSFCSAITYLKERHKAYLQNQAEKKREVVICSKPLGAMVNLRLLQINFVNLEGKFKFLPAELKWLQWKGCPLKFLPSDFSPRRLAVLDLSKSKLVSLWSGHNKVPEQLMFLILHECSCLTAIPDLSGNRALEKIVLELCVNLNKLHDSVGNLNTLVHLNLRGCSNLIELPSDVSGLGKLENLILTGCSKLKKLPSNMDSLVSLKELLLDETVIESLPESIFKLMKLEKLSLNRCKFLKGLPELIGKLCSLKEISLNDSALEKLPDSFGSLANLERLSLLWCNSLTTIPDSIGHLNSLVEFLTCGSPIKELPASIGSLSSLRELSMGRGEFMRELPDSVGGLNSLVVLQINETSITILPHEIGALKTLEKLEMRKCGFLRSLPQSIGSMRGLTAIVITDATITELPESVGMLENLTVLRLNGCKQLGELPASIGQLKSLHRLQMANTAVTELPESFGMLSSLMVLKMGKTLQKREHTEEINFILPSSFLNLSLLYDLDAHACNISGKIVDDLERLSSLETLNLSRNSFCSLPASLRGLSVLKKLLLSHCKKLMSLPPLPSSLDEVNIANCTSLESISDISNLQNLVELNLASCDKVVDIPGLECLNSLVRLYASGCNACSSVVKKRLAKSYLRKIRNLSMPGSKIPDWFSQGVVTFSERKNCVLKSVIIGVVVSLNQQIPDERREELTAIVDIQAKILVVDFPTFISALNLQGVPNTNEDQFHLCRCPTGHPLVSQLKEGYKIHVTRRDPPLMKGVELKKWGIRLVYEDDDDYEGDEESLNESQQSLSEKLAKFFGSFEESDCTRTPESSSSAHEEIVQETNTSERRLSLYDRGYFISCFVVLPLVFLSLSWLWRCLST, from the exons ATGGCATGGGTGGTGTTGGCAAGACGACTCTTGCAAAGGCCCTTTTTAACAGACTTGTTGCTTACTTCGAGCATCGCGGCTTCATCTCAAATGTTAGAGAAACTTCTGCAGGACACGAGGG AGCAACTAAGTGCTTTAGTTGGCAACAGAGACTGGTTTTATGAAGGAAGCAGAATCATTGTTACCTCAAGAGATAGAAGTGTCTTGCCTGGTCATCTTGTGAACAAGTTGTATGAGGTCAGGGAGTTGGATTCGTCTCAGGCGCTTGAACCGTTTAGTTACCATGCATTGCGAAAAGAAAAGCCCCCTGATGATTTCCTGGCCCTGTCCGAGCAAATTGTGTCTCTCACAGGTGGGCTACCGTTGGCTCTTGAAGTATTCGGCTCTTACCTATTATATCGGAGGAGAATAGAGGAATGGAGAGACGGTCTACAGAAACTGAAACATATTCGTCCCGGCAATCTTCACGATGTGTTAAAGATAAGTTATGATGCTCTAGACGAGCAAGAGAAGTGTATCTTCCTAGACTTTGCATGTTTATTTGTGAAAATGAATATGAAGAGAGAAGATGCAATTGACATACTGAAGGGTTGTGGTTTTGATGGTGAGATAGCAATTGCTGATCTCACCGCAAAATCTCTCATGAAGGTTTATGAAAGCGGTATGCTGTGGATGCACGATCAAGTTAGAGACTTGGGAAGACAAATCGTTAGACATGAAAGCGTAGTAGATCCTGGCATGCGTAGTAGACTTTGGGATCGTGATGAAATCTTGAATGTCTTCAAGGATGATAAG GGAACAAGATGTATACAAGGGATAGTCTTAGACTTCGAATCATCGATAAGGATAGTGCGGGATCCAAGTGGTGAGAGAGTTTCGTGGGACAACTTTCGAAAAAGCCCCAGTTTTTGCTCTGCAATAACATACCTAAAGGAAAGGCACAAAGCTTATCTTCAAAATCAagcagagaaaaagagagaggttGTAATTTGCTCCAAACCCCTTGGAGCTATGGTTAATCTTAGACTTCTCCAaattaattttgtgaatttGGAAGGGAAGTTCAAGTTTCTTCCAGCTGAATTGAAGTGGTTACAATGGAAAGGTTGTCCTTTGAAATTTCTTCCTTCGGATTTTTCCCCTCGGCGACTTGCTgtccttgatctttcaaagaGCAAACTTGTAAGTTTGTGGAGCGGGCATAACAAG GTGCCAGAGCAATTGATGTTCTTGATTCTACACGAATGCTCTTGTCTAACTGCTATACCTGATTTATCTGGTAACCGTGCCTTGGAAAAGATTGTTCTTGAGCTATGTGTTAATCTCAATAAACTTCATGACTCGGTTGGGAATTTGAATACATTAGTCCACTTGAACCTGAGAGGTTGTTCGAACCTTATTGAACTTCCCAGTGATGTATCTGGCCTGGGAAAACTTGAGAACCTAATCCTCACCGGTtgctcaaaattgaaaaaactgCCCAGCAACATGGACAGCTTGGTATCATTGAAAGAACTTCTCCTTGACGAGACAGTGATAGAAAGTCTTCCTGAATCTATCTTCAAGCTTATGAAACTCGAAAAGCTCAGCTTGAACCGATGTAAATTTTTGAAAGGGCTACCTGAGTTGATTGGAAAGTTGTGTTCTCTCAAAGAAATATCCCTTAATGATTCAGCTTTAGAAAAACTACCCGATTCATTTGGATCTTTGGCAAACCTTGAGAGACTAAGTTTGCTCTGGTGTAATTCACTGACCACCATTCCAGATTCCATTGGACACCTGAATTCGTTAGTGGAATTTCTTACTTGTGGTAGTCCTATCAAAGAACTGCCTGCGTCCATTGGTTcattgtcaagcttgagggagTTATCCATGGGGCGCGGCGAGTTTATGAGAGAATTGCCTGATTCAGTTGGAGGTTTAAATTCTCTAGTTGTGCTACAAATAAATGAGACATCAATCACAATTCTCCCACATGAAATCGGTGCCTTGAAAACACTTGAGAAGCTTGAGATGAGGAAATGTGGATTTCTTAGATCATTACCGCAGTCAATCGGAAGCATGAGGGGACTAACTGCTATAGTCATAACCGATGCTACTATCACAGAGTTGCCAGAATCAGTAGGGATGTTGGAAAATCTTACCGTGTTGCGCTTGAACGGATGTAAACAGTTAGGCGAGCTTCCAGCTTCAATAGGGCAACTCAAGTCCTTGCACAGATTGCAAATGGCGAATACTGCAGTAACAGAACTACCTGAGAGCTTTGGAATGCTTTCTAGTTTGATGGTTTTAAAAATGGGAAAGACGCTTCAAAAGAGGGAACACACAGAAGAGATCAATTTTATACTCCCATCTTCTTTCTTAAATCTGTCCTTGCTATATGATCTGGATGCTCATGCTTGTAATATATCTGGCAAAATTGTTGATGATTTGGAGAGGTTGTCATCACTCGAAACCTTGAACTTAAGCCGCAATAGTTTTTGCAGCCTTCCAGCCAGTCTCAGGGGACTGTCCGTTCTTAAGAAGCTTTTGTTGTCTCATTGTAAAAAGCTCATGTCTCTGCCTCCGCTTCCCTCGAGTTTGGATGAAGTGAATATTGCAAACTGCACCTCATTAGAAAGTATCTCTGATATTTCAAACCTGCAAAACTTGGTGGAGCTGAACCTAGCAAGTTGTGATAAAGTTGTCGATATTCCAGGCCTTGAATGCTTGAATTCCTTGGTGAGGTTGTATGCGAGTGGTTGCAATGCTTGCTCATCAGTTGTTAAGAAAAGACTTGCTaag AGCTACTTGAGGAAAATACGCAATCTTAGCATGCCAGGAAGCAAGATACCAGACTGGTTTTCTCAAGGTGTGGTTACATTCTCCGAGAGAAAAAACTGCGTTCTCAAAAGCGTGATCATAGGCGTTGTAGTCTCTCTCAACCAACAAATACCGGATGAAAGAAGAGAAGAACTCACTGCAATAGTGGACATTCAAGCAAAGATCCTTGTAGTGGATTTTCCTACCTTCATTTCAGCATTGAACTTACAGGGAGTGCCAAACACAAATGAAGACCAATTTCACTTGTGCCGATGCCCGACTGGGCATCCCTTGGTTTCTCAGTTAAAAGAAGGTTATAAGATACATGTAACGAGGAGAGATCCGCCATTGATGAAAGGCGTCGAGCTGAAGAAGTGGGGGATTCGTTTGGTCTAcgaagatgatgatgattacGAGGGAGATGAAGAGTCATTAAATGAAAGCCAGCAATCCTTGTCAGAAAAACTGGCCAAGTTTTTCGGCTCGTTTGAAGAAAGTGACTGCACCCGCACACCTGAATCTAGTTCTAGTGCACATGAAGAAATAGTTCAAGAAACCAATACAAGTGAACGACGATTATCATTATATGATCGAGGGTACTTCATTTCTTGCTTCGTAGTGCTCCCTCTCGTCTTTCTGTCATTGAGTTGGTTATGGCGGTGTCTATCAACTTAA